In Paraburkholderia terrae, a genomic segment contains:
- a CDS encoding DUF1272 domain-containing protein, which produces MLELRPGCECCDKDLPPDAKDALICSFECTFCKDCSDNVLMGKCPNCGGELLARPARPKEMLEKFPASTNRILNATCRDQHASEI; this is translated from the coding sequence ATGCTTGAACTTCGCCCCGGATGTGAATGTTGCGATAAGGATCTGCCCCCGGATGCCAAGGATGCGCTCATCTGCTCTTTCGAATGCACGTTTTGTAAAGATTGCTCGGACAATGTCCTGATGGGGAAATGCCCGAACTGCGGCGGCGAACTCCTGGCGCGACCCGCCCGCCCGAAAGAGATGCTGGAGAAATTCCCTGCATCGACAAACCGGATTCTCAACGCTACCTGCCGCGACCAACATGCCAGTGAAATCTGA